CTATCATGGGTACAGCACTTTCCATTTTAATGGGTTTCCGGGTCGACGCGGCCTACAAGCGATGGTGGGAAGCACGCATTATCTGGGGAGCAATTGTCAATAACTCAAGAACGTTTGCCCGAGAGGTCGTTAATTTTGTTGGAAAACACGACCCGGATGCTAGTAGACAATTGATTTATCGGCAAATTGGTTTTGTGGAGGCTACAGGTAAACATCTGCGTAAACAGGGAGGGAAAGAACATTTAGCACGCCTATTGTCAGCAGAAGATTTTCAAACAATCCAAACAAAAAAGCATGTTCCCAATACGCTCTTAATGATGAATTTGAAGCAACTAACTGAATTAAATCTTCAAGGTTCGCTATCTACCTATTTATTGGTTCAGATTGAAACGATCATCCATAACTTAACGGATGAACTGGGAAAAGCGGAAAGGATTAAAAACACGCCATTCCCTGTTCCCTATGGATATTTTTCGTGGCTTCTAGTGCATTCCTTTGCTTGTTTAATTCCTTTTGCAATGGTGAAAGAACTAGGTTACTTAACCATTTTACTGGCTATTATACTTTCGTTTATCTTTCTTATTATTGAGCAAATAGCTATTCAGATACAGGATCCGTTTGAAAATCGGCATAATGACACACCTGTTACAACAATTGCTAAAAATATTGAAATAGATCTGAGAGAAATTCTAAATGAATCTCCACTTCCAGCACCATTAACACCAAAAGCTGGTGTCAGTATGTAATATACTAGAAGATTTTCTCCTCAGCAAAAAGCGGTTATGTTTCAAAACATAACCGCTTTTTTTCGCAACAGACCTATTTTTATATAAATTCAGCCTTTTCAGGATGATGCGATTCTTTGACAATTAAACGTTTCACATCACATGTACCCGTTGCCCCCCTGTAAAGTAGCGCACTGCCAATCGCAACCTGTCCTAAAGCCAATAAAGGTTTTTTGAAAAGTTCACGCACACCTTTGTAAATCATATATGTTCCTGTACCTATTGATATTACACGTTCAGAAAAGTCAATATTTGGTGTACAATCATCCTCTAAAAAGTAGTCTCTGTTTTCAACGTTTGTCATGATACAATAATTAAGTTTATTTTATATAACAAATGTCTACTCATTAGGTTTTAGCTTTCCATACCGATCACTAAACAGGTATTGCTAAATCCGGATTAAAATCTTCATCGTGCAAGTGGCTGATCTGCGTAGCTTTTTCATAGTTGGTAGACTTTTTAGAGAAGAAATCGTGTTGAGTGGTTTCTAGGTTGAGCCCGTTTAATACTATTGAGTTCACATCCTTCACTTCAAAAAGCTCGTCAAAACCCAGATTCATCAAAGCTTTATTTGCATTATAACGCACATATTCTTTAACCTCCGCCGTTAAGCCAACATCGGTATAAATTTCTTCTGTATATTTTAACTCATTTTCATACAGTAGCGTTAAAAGATCCAACACATCCTGTTTGGTTTTTTCTTTATTCGGCAATTTCTTAAAGACGTCCTGTGCCAGCATCCCTACAAAAACACCATGGATAGATTCATCAGCCACAATTTTTTTAATGATATCCGCACTGGCAACCATCTGCCCCTGCCCTGCTAGCCATAATGGAATAAAGAAACCGCTATAAAAAAGAAAAGATTCTAAAAGCACCGATGCTGCCAAAGACATAAACAACTCTTCATTAGTTATTTTTTTCTTATCCAATACACGATAATATTTGTCTATCGTAGCAGCCTTAAACTGTAGGTACTTATTTTCCTGTACCCACTCAAAAAGCTCGTTAATCTCAGGTGTACTAGCAACGGTTGTAAAGATGGTGGAATAGGATTTGGCGTGTATCGCTTCCATCATGCACATATAGGACAATACAGCTTTGCTCTGTAAACCATCAATATGGTCTATAATTTTTGGCATCCCGGTATGGCTTTGCAGCGTATCTAACAACGTTAAGCCACCCAATGCCTTTTTATAAGTCTCCTGCATTTCGGGAGCAAGTTTTTTCCATACATCGATATCTTTTGATGGAATATATTCTGTATCTATCCAGAACTGCCTGATATTCTGTTCCCAAAACATTCCTACATAATCGTTCTCTGGGGTATTCCAATTTACTGCTTTATATTGATTCATTTTTTTTATTCATATATGTTTCAAGAGTGTTTTCAGAAATATTTCTGAAAACACTCTTGAAACCCAACCTAATTCTTCTTAATACTTCAGCCCCTTATACCGAACAAGAGATACATTCATCTATTGATGCTTTTCTAGTACGCGTATAGTATAACGATTTCAACCCCACCTGTTGAGCATAAATATAATATTTAGCCAAATCACGCGTGGTATCCTTCGAATTTGTGTGTAAAATGGTTGAAATACCTTGGTCCACATGTCTTTGTATAACGGAAATTAAACGCAGGACATTCTTCTGATCCATATCATATGCCGATTTATAATAGAAATAATTATCATTATTTAAATAGGGCATTGGATAATAAGTTGTACTATCACCATACTCACGCACTTCTATAGTATCTACAACCGGCATTACAGATGCAGTTGCGTTCATAATGTAGGAAGTAGACTGGTTAGGCGCAATAGCCATACGATAAGCATGATATAAACCGTGTTCCATTACCTGTTGGCTTAAACTTTCCCAAGCTGCGCGGTCTGGTATAGCAACCCCCTCAAATAATTCTTTTATCCGATCGGTTACCGGTAGAAAGTCTTGGTTGATATATTTACCAAAGTAACTACCATTAGCGTAATCAGATTGCTCAAAACCTTCAAACTTTACCCCTCTTTCCCTGGCTATTTCCATCGAGCTTTCGATAGAGTAAAAATTAACCATCATGAAGAAAACATTACAGAAGTCTAACGCCTCTTTACTTTCATACATGATAAAATTCTTAGCTAGAAAGCCATGTAAATTCATTGCTCCTAAACCTACGCTGTGCAGCTCTCTATTTGCCTTCTGGATGGTCGGAACCATTTTGATATCGGTAATATCAGACACCACTGTCAATGAACGCATTGCTGTCTTTACTACTTCTTTTATCCGTTTATTTTCCATCGTAGTAGCGATGTTCAAAGAGCCAAGGTTACAGGAAATACCGTAACGAACGGTATCTTCTTCATGGTAGGCATTAATCTCTGAAACTTGCGACAATTGCATGATTTCGGTACATAGGTTAGAAAACTTCACCGATCCCAGGCCATTCAACGCATGCCCTTTATTCGCATTATCTTTGAAGAACAGGTAGGGATAACCACTTTCTTTCTGTGTTTGCGCAATTTTAATAATCAGATGTCGGGCATTTACTTTTCGTTTCTTCACTTTAGGATTACTAATTAACTCGTCGTACATCTGCCCCATATCCATTTCATCTAAATATTGGCCATATTCCTGAAAAACAGTATGTGGGTAGAACAAATAGCAAACCTCATCGGCAGCAGCAATTTGCATGAATTTATCAGGAACGATGACACCAATAGAAAGTGATTTAATACGTAGTTTCTCATCTACATTAATTTTCTTACAATCTAGAAATTCTTCGATATCCGTATGAAAGATATTCAAGTACACCGCGCCTGCTCCCGGTCTTTGTCCAAGCTGATTCGCGTATGAAAACGTATCTTCCAATATTTTCATTACCGGTAATACACCACTTGACCTACCTTCAACTCCTTTTATCGCTTCTCCTCTGCCTCGTACCTTTGATATATTGAAAGAAACTCCCCCTCCAATGGAAGACAATTTCATTGCCTCATCGACAGCATAGCTAATGCCACTTAAATTATCACCAATTTCATCTAAAAAACATGAAACTAATTCTCCCGAACGCAATTTACCCGCATTCAAAAAAGTTGGTGTAGCGGGTTGATATTCCTGATTGATCAGAATTTCTGCATATTCAAGCGCTCGCGGTACATCCCCCCCGGCGAGATAAAGGGCAACACATACTACCCGATCTTCATAACGCTCTAAAAACTTCTCTCCACTATCATCGCGTAAGGCATAACTTTGAAAAAATTTGAAAGCACTCATGAACGACGGAAACCTAAACTTGCGTGCGTAAACGAAATCATAAACTTCTTTTATTTGCTCAAACGTGTAATGCTCGTAGAAGTTTACGTAATACTTGTTTTCGATTAAGTAATCTATCTTTTCCTTCAAGGTATAAAAGAATACCGTATTCTTATTAACATAATCCAAAAAATACGATCTTACTGCTTCTTTATCTTTATAAAGACGAAACTCATCCTCGTCTTTGGTCATGATTTCGTTATTAAGCAATATCCATTTTTTGGTAATCATTGGATTCTTGGTGCTCGTAGTATTCATGGTACTCAATTATTTTGTCAATATACTGCTGAACGTCTAACATACTGCCAGATAATTCAAACTTAAACAATAGCGGGAGTTTATATAATGCAGCCACCCGATCCGCTGCCCGGCCGTAATTCTGCCCCCAATTTTTATTTCCACTTGCCGAAACCGTTCTTATAAAAGCGTGATTTTGCTGCATAAATCTATCGGTAACGATGGGCACTTCACCTTTACCTGTTGTAAACGTTATCAAATGCCCTGGTTCGGAAATCGCCAAATCTTCATTTATACGCCGTATAGTCCACCCAGTCTTTGCTTCCAGTTTGTGTACAAACCGATCAACATTACCTGTTTTGCTATCGTAATAAATCCAATTTTGCATATACTCAAAATGTGTAGCCGTCTACATAATCGTTATAGCAGAAAGTTCATCTGGTTTAAACCCGATAACGCGTTTCACTTCTTGGTTCTCATGTGTTACAATAACTGTAGGCACCGACCGAACTTTATATTGCATTGCTAACTCAGGGTTCTCAAAAGGGTTTATTTTTTCGTAATTAACCCCCTTATTATCAAGAAATTCCGACACCATATTGCAAGGTGCGCAATCATCTTTCTCAAACTTTATAATTCTAACCATAATGCGTATTTTTAGTGAAACTTTTCGAGGAACTCCTACAAAAGTGCAGTATACCATTTAGAATAGGTATAAATAATTATCAACACTAGTGGATTATTCCACATTTGTAGTTTTAGAAAAAATTGGTATGATTTTTAATCTCGAGAATAAAGCAAAATAAACAGCGTTAACGAGGCCATTAACAGCTTAAAAAACATTCGCCCTTTGATCACAAAAAACGGAAACTGTAGCATCTACGTTAAACAATTATTACCTTCTTATTAAACAATTGTTACTTTCACTCCCATACTTTCCAATTCAGACTGCATGTGTTGTGGTATTCCCTTATCGGTTATAATCTCATCAATTTCATCCAGCCCACATATTCTTCCGAAACCACGTTTACCAAATTTAGTCGAATCGGCCAATACTATAGTTTTTTGCGAAACTTCAATCATTTTCCTATTAAGATGAGCTTCCTGACCATTAGTCGTAGTCAACCCGAATTCGGGATCTATTCCATCAACGCCCAGAAAAAGCTTACTGCAGAAAAAATCTTCAAGTATTCTCTCTGCATATGGACCAGCGACCGATGCAGAAGTGGTACGTATCATCCCTCCCAGCTGCAAAATTTCTACATGCTGATGTCGGTTTAATTCAATCGCTACATTCAACGCCGAAGTTACTACGGTCAAGCTCTCTACCGGATGAATATGCCTAGCCATGGCAAGCACTGTTGTGCCCGAAGCGATAATAATTGAATCGTTCGCTTCTACCAGTTTAGCAGCTGTTACGGCAATCATAGCCTTTTCTTCAGACTGCATTTTTTCCTTCTCAACCACTGAACGATCGCTGGTATAGGGATTGTTTAATGTTGCTCCGCCATGTGTGCGGAACAGCATCTGCATTTCCTCTAAGAGCTTAAGGTCTTTTCTGATGGTAACCGAAGAAACATCCAGCTCCTTACACAAATCCAGCACATTAATAGACCCTTTCTCATGAAGATACTTAAGTATAAACTGATGCCGTTCTACGCTATTCATAATATAATAAGTTTGAAGCTAAATTACTGCTTTTCTACTAAAAACAAAGCATTCGTCAAGTTTCATTTTGTTTCGATATTATTTCGATAGTTTTTATTTGATTTCTAAAAATTATCATTTACCTTTGCTTGACACCAGTTGAAGCGTAATATTAGGCTAAAATTAATATTTAACTCTGCTATAACTATTATCGACATATGCCGAACACCAAAAAAAACGATCAGTTAATGAATCGCGACTCGAGCATTCAATATGTAAACCAGCCTCAAACATGGGACATCGCCATTATTGGGGGTGGTGCAACAGGCTTGGGGATTGCTGTAGACGCTGCTTCAAGAGGATATAAAACCCTTTTAGTCGAACAGGCAGACTTTGCGAAGGGAACCTCCAGTAGAAGCACTAAACTTGTTCATGGTGGTGTTCGTTATTTGGCTCAAGGAGACATAAAGCTGGTTTATGGTGCACTTCGTGAGCGTGGAATTTTATTTAGAAACGCGCCGCATCTTGTGCACGCTCAAAGCTTCATTATTCCCTGTTATACGTGGTTTGCTAAACTAAAGTTTTTAATCGGATTGAAGATTTATGATTGGATGGCCGGCAAATACCGCATCGGCAAGTCGTCTTTGTTATCTAAAACGAAACTTGCAACGTTTATCCCAACTATAAAAACGAAACAATTAAAAGGTGGTATCGAATATTTTGACGGACAATTTGATGATGCGCGACTTGCGATCAATTTAGCTCAAACAGCCAATAAATATGGTGCAACACTTATCAATTACGCCAAAGTAACAGAACTGGAAAAAGATAATACAGGAAAAATCACCGGTTTCATTTTCACAGATCAAGAGACAGGCAAACAATACGGTGTCCAATCTAAAGTTGTGATCAATGCAACAGGCGTATTTGTAGATGAAATTTTAACACTTGAACAAGCCAACCACCGCCCACTGGTACGGCCCAGTCAGGGAGTACATGTGGTTGTTCCGTTATCCTTTTTAAATGGCAAAAGCGCACTTATGATTCCAGAAACAAGTGACGGAAGAGTACTTTTTGGCGTTCCCTGGCACGAGCATTTGATATTGGGAACGACAGATACGCCGTTAAATGAACATAGTTTGGAGCCTCGGGCCCTAACCGAAGAAGTTGATTTTATTTTAAATACCGCTGCACAATACCTCACCAGAAAGCCCGGCCGCTCTGACGTGTTAAGCGTCTTCGCCGGCTTGAGACCTCTGGCCGCCCCAAAAGACGGACAAGAAAGTACAAAGGAGATTTCACGCGATCATAAATTAATGGTTAGCACTTCTGGTTTAGTGACCATCACCGGTGGGAAGTGGACTACCTATAGAAAAATGGCAGAAGACACCGTTAATCAATGTATAAGATCTGGCAATCTACAGCCTGCAAATTGCCAGACAGCGGATATTAAAATACATGGAGCCACAAATGGTGTCTCAAGTGATCACTCATTAAAAATATACGGATCAGACGCTGCTCAAATACAATCGCTCGTCGCTGAAACTCCCCGGTTAAGTGAAAAAATTCATAAAAACTACCATTATATCCATGCAGAGGTTATTTGGGCAACTCGACATGAAATGGCACGCAATGTGGAAGACATTTTAGCCAGGCGCTTACGCGTCCTCTTCCTCGATGCGCGGGCTGCCATAGAAATGGTTCCTATCGTGGCAGCATTAATGGGCCAGGAACTACAGAAAGATGAAACATGGCAGAAACAGCAAATACAGGATTTCAAACAGCTTGCACAGGGGTACTTATTAGAAAACAAAAATAACACACCCTATCAAAAACATACCATTACTAAATAATATGCGTTTTTCTTAATATGTAAACCAAAACATCGTAGACCAAAAATAAAATTATGACAAAAGCAAAATACATATTATCACTTGATCAAGGTACCACCAGCTCAAGAGCTATTGTTTTCGATCATTCGGGAGAAATCATTTCCATAGCCCAAAAGGAATTCACACAACTTTATCCTAAATCGGGTTGGGTGGAGCATGACCCACGTGAGATATGGTCTTCCCAGATAGCCGTAGCAACCGAGGCATTGGTGAGAGCAGATATAAAATCAGCAGAAATCGCCGCCATAGGCATTACAAATCAACGTGAAACAACCATCGTTTGGGATAAGGAAACAGGTAAACCCATATATAACGCCATTGTATGGCAAGATCGTAGGACCGCCCCCTACTGTGACGACTTAAAAAGTCAGGGATACGAAGAAAACATCAGAAAAAAAACAGGACTGCTTATAGATTCTTATTTTTCCGCTACAAAAATCCGGTGGATTTTGGAGCACGTGGAAGGAGCTAAAGAAAAAGCTGCCGCAGGGAAATTGTTATTTGGCACCATTGATACTTGGTTAATTTATAACCTTACCAATGGAGAAAACCACGTAACAGATGTCACCAACGCCTCAAGAACCATGCTTTATAACATTGTTGACATGAAGTGGGACCAAGAGCTTCTAGAACTCTTCGAAATTCCAAAAAGCATGCTACCGGAAGTTAAAAGCTCAAGCGAAGTTTACGGGAAAACTGCTGGAAAAATCTTAACTGAACGGATCCCGATCGCCGGTATTGCAGGAGATCAACAGGCAGCGCTGTTCGGACAGCTATGTACAAAGCCGGGCATGGTTAAAAACACCTATGGCACTGGTTGCTTTATGCTCATGAATATCGGGCACAAACCAATCGTTTCAAAAAATAATCTTGTTACTACCGTTGCTTGGCAAATTGGCGATCAGGTAACTTATGCTTTAGAAGGAAGTATATTTATTGCAGGAGCTATTGTACAATGGCTACGCGATGGCTTGGGTATTATCAAGTCTTCTGAAGAAATAGAGTCGTTAGCGGCGCAAGTGCAAGATACTGACGGGGTATACCTTGTGCCTGCCTTCGCCGGACTGGGGGCACCTCATTGGGATTCCTATGCCCGCGGAACCATAGTAGGCCTGACACGTGGAAGCAAAGCTTCGCACATAGCACGTGCGGCACTGGAAGGTATCGCTTTTCAAACAGTGGATATATTGAAAGCTATGGAAGCTGATGCAGAAAAAGACATACATGAACTTCGCGTAGATGGAGGTGCCACCAACAATAATCTGCTCATGCAATTTCAGGCAGACATCCTGCAAGCAGAGGTTGTTCGGCCGAACATAACAGAAATCACTGCTATAGGTGCCGCCTATTTAGCTGGATTAGCTGTAGGCTTCTGGGAAAATATAGACGATCTGAAAGATCAATGGCAAGTTAATAAAATCTTTAAACCAGATGCAGCTACTCCTGTAGAAGAACAGCTCGGCAACTGGCATAGAGCTGTCGAGGCCGCAAAAGCATGGGCCAAACTAACAGCATCTTTTCAACAGAAACAAGAACAGCTAACATCCGAAAATTAAAACCAATGAATAAGGTCCCAATGCAATCGCTATTGGAATTGGGACAATCAGAACCAATATCTAATTATGACACCTTTTATTGCAGAACTGATCGGTACATTCATACTTATACTACTGGGGGGAGGTGTAGTAGCAAATGTACTCCTAAAAGACACTAATGGTAATAATGGCGGATGGATCGTCATTACAACTGGCTGGGCATTAGCTGTTTTCACTGGCGTAGTTATCGCCGGGCCTTACAGCGGAGCTCACCTTAATCCAGCGGTCACGTTAGCGATGGTGATCACAGGTAGTTTATCATTAAACGATGCCGGCTTATATGTCATGGCACA
This Olivibacter sp. SDN3 DNA region includes the following protein-coding sequences:
- a CDS encoding bestrophin family protein, with product MIVETNVRASHMFKLIGKWLIIYLLLALFVCVSYIEWGWDIAIPETEIAIMGTALSILMGFRVDAAYKRWWEARIIWGAIVNNSRTFAREVVNFVGKHDPDASRQLIYRQIGFVEATGKHLRKQGGKEHLARLLSAEDFQTIQTKKHVPNTLLMMNLKQLTELNLQGSLSTYLLVQIETIIHNLTDELGKAERIKNTPFPVPYGYFSWLLVHSFACLIPFAMVKELGYLTILLAIILSFIFLIIEQIAIQIQDPFENRHNDTPVTTIAKNIEIDLREILNESPLPAPLTPKAGVSM
- a CDS encoding DUF2892 domain-containing protein, translated to MTNVENRDYFLEDDCTPNIDFSERVISIGTGTYMIYKGVRELFKKPLLALGQVAIGSALLYRGATGTCDVKRLIVKESHHPEKAEFI
- the nrdF gene encoding class 1b ribonucleoside-diphosphate reductase subunit beta gives rise to the protein MNQYKAVNWNTPENDYVGMFWEQNIRQFWIDTEYIPSKDIDVWKKLAPEMQETYKKALGGLTLLDTLQSHTGMPKIIDHIDGLQSKAVLSYMCMMEAIHAKSYSTIFTTVASTPEINELFEWVQENKYLQFKAATIDKYYRVLDKKKITNEELFMSLAASVLLESFLFYSGFFIPLWLAGQGQMVASADIIKKIVADESIHGVFVGMLAQDVFKKLPNKEKTKQDVLDLLTLLYENELKYTEEIYTDVGLTAEVKEYVRYNANKALMNLGFDELFEVKDVNSIVLNGLNLETTQHDFFSKKSTNYEKATQISHLHDEDFNPDLAIPV
- the nrdE gene encoding class 1b ribonucleoside-diphosphate reductase subunit alpha, which codes for MNTTSTKNPMITKKWILLNNEIMTKDEDEFRLYKDKEAVRSYFLDYVNKNTVFFYTLKEKIDYLIENKYYVNFYEHYTFEQIKEVYDFVYARKFRFPSFMSAFKFFQSYALRDDSGEKFLERYEDRVVCVALYLAGGDVPRALEYAEILINQEYQPATPTFLNAGKLRSGELVSCFLDEIGDNLSGISYAVDEAMKLSSIGGGVSFNISKVRGRGEAIKGVEGRSSGVLPVMKILEDTFSYANQLGQRPGAGAVYLNIFHTDIEEFLDCKKINVDEKLRIKSLSIGVIVPDKFMQIAAADEVCYLFYPHTVFQEYGQYLDEMDMGQMYDELISNPKVKKRKVNARHLIIKIAQTQKESGYPYLFFKDNANKGHALNGLGSVKFSNLCTEIMQLSQVSEINAYHEEDTVRYGISCNLGSLNIATTMENKRIKEVVKTAMRSLTVVSDITDIKMVPTIQKANRELHSVGLGAMNLHGFLAKNFIMYESKEALDFCNVFFMMVNFYSIESSMEIARERGVKFEGFEQSDYANGSYFGKYINQDFLPVTDRIKELFEGVAIPDRAAWESLSQQVMEHGLYHAYRMAIAPNQSTSYIMNATASVMPVVDTIEVREYGDSTTYYPMPYLNNDNYFYYKSAYDMDQKNVLRLISVIQRHVDQGISTILHTNSKDTTRDLAKYYIYAQQVGLKSLYYTRTRKASIDECISCSV
- the nrdI gene encoding class Ib ribonucleoside-diphosphate reductase assembly flavoprotein NrdI, with product MQNWIYYDSKTGNVDRFVHKLEAKTGWTIRRINEDLAISEPGHLITFTTGKGEVPIVTDRFMQQNHAFIRTVSASGNKNWGQNYGRAADRVAALYKLPLLFKFELSGSMLDVQQYIDKIIEYHEYYEHQESNDYQKMDIA
- a CDS encoding thioredoxin family protein codes for the protein MVRIIKFEKDDCAPCNMVSEFLDNKGVNYEKINPFENPELAMQYKVRSVPTVIVTHENQEVKRVIGFKPDELSAITIM
- a CDS encoding DeoR/GlpR family DNA-binding transcription regulator gives rise to the protein MNSVERHQFILKYLHEKGSINVLDLCKELDVSSVTIRKDLKLLEEMQMLFRTHGGATLNNPYTSDRSVVEKEKMQSEEKAMIAVTAAKLVEANDSIIIASGTTVLAMARHIHPVESLTVVTSALNVAIELNRHQHVEILQLGGMIRTTSASVAGPYAERILEDFFCSKLFLGVDGIDPEFGLTTTNGQEAHLNRKMIEVSQKTIVLADSTKFGKRGFGRICGLDEIDEIITDKGIPQHMQSELESMGVKVTIV
- a CDS encoding glycerol-3-phosphate dehydrogenase/oxidase, with the translated sequence MNRDSSIQYVNQPQTWDIAIIGGGATGLGIAVDAASRGYKTLLVEQADFAKGTSSRSTKLVHGGVRYLAQGDIKLVYGALRERGILFRNAPHLVHAQSFIIPCYTWFAKLKFLIGLKIYDWMAGKYRIGKSSLLSKTKLATFIPTIKTKQLKGGIEYFDGQFDDARLAINLAQTANKYGATLINYAKVTELEKDNTGKITGFIFTDQETGKQYGVQSKVVINATGVFVDEILTLEQANHRPLVRPSQGVHVVVPLSFLNGKSALMIPETSDGRVLFGVPWHEHLILGTTDTPLNEHSLEPRALTEEVDFILNTAAQYLTRKPGRSDVLSVFAGLRPLAAPKDGQESTKEISRDHKLMVSTSGLVTITGGKWTTYRKMAEDTVNQCIRSGNLQPANCQTADIKIHGATNGVSSDHSLKIYGSDAAQIQSLVAETPRLSEKIHKNYHYIHAEVIWATRHEMARNVEDILARRLRVLFLDARAAIEMVPIVAALMGQELQKDETWQKQQIQDFKQLAQGYLLENKNNTPYQKHTITK
- the glpK gene encoding glycerol kinase GlpK, which encodes MTKAKYILSLDQGTTSSRAIVFDHSGEIISIAQKEFTQLYPKSGWVEHDPREIWSSQIAVATEALVRADIKSAEIAAIGITNQRETTIVWDKETGKPIYNAIVWQDRRTAPYCDDLKSQGYEENIRKKTGLLIDSYFSATKIRWILEHVEGAKEKAAAGKLLFGTIDTWLIYNLTNGENHVTDVTNASRTMLYNIVDMKWDQELLELFEIPKSMLPEVKSSSEVYGKTAGKILTERIPIAGIAGDQQAALFGQLCTKPGMVKNTYGTGCFMLMNIGHKPIVSKNNLVTTVAWQIGDQVTYALEGSIFIAGAIVQWLRDGLGIIKSSEEIESLAAQVQDTDGVYLVPAFAGLGAPHWDSYARGTIVGLTRGSKASHIARAALEGIAFQTVDILKAMEADAEKDIHELRVDGGATNNNLLMQFQADILQAEVVRPNITEITAIGAAYLAGLAVGFWENIDDLKDQWQVNKIFKPDAATPVEEQLGNWHRAVEAAKAWAKLTASFQQKQEQLTSEN